Proteins encoded together in one Orrella marina window:
- the mnmA gene encoding tRNA 2-thiouridine(34) synthase MnmA: MPTPTAKGQPVVVGMSGGVDSSVTAWLLKQQGYKVLGLFMKNWEDDDDDEYCSTRQDWLDAVSVADLVGVDIEAVNFAAEYKDRVFSEFLREYSAGRTPNPDVLCNAEIKFKAFLDHAMTLGAETIATGHYARVRQSPLDASRYELLKAVDATKDQSYFLHRLNQAQLSRSLFPLGEIPKTQVRKIAQEIGLPNATKKDSTGICFIGERPFREFLNRYLPSDPGPIKTDKEELIGQHHGLSFYTLGQRKGLGIGGVRSYQRADGSGPIWYVARKDLKSNTLYVVPEHDHPWLLASELTAGQTSWVAGEPPEAGRTFGVKSRYRQTDAQAKLVSANEESLTLAFEEPQWAVTPGQSSVLYNGDICLGGGIIMGQV; this comes from the coding sequence TTGCCAACTCCCACCGCAAAAGGTCAGCCGGTTGTGGTGGGGATGTCCGGAGGCGTGGATTCGTCTGTCACAGCGTGGCTCCTCAAGCAACAGGGATACAAGGTGCTTGGACTTTTTATGAAGAACTGGGAGGACGATGATGATGACGAGTATTGCTCAACTCGTCAGGACTGGCTCGATGCCGTGAGTGTGGCTGATCTGGTGGGCGTTGATATCGAGGCAGTGAACTTTGCGGCCGAGTACAAGGACCGGGTGTTTTCCGAGTTCCTGCGCGAGTACTCAGCGGGGCGTACCCCCAATCCGGACGTGCTCTGTAATGCTGAGATCAAGTTCAAGGCCTTTCTCGATCACGCCATGACGCTAGGTGCCGAGACCATTGCAACTGGACACTACGCGCGGGTTCGCCAGAGTCCGTTGGATGCCTCACGCTACGAATTGCTGAAAGCCGTCGATGCAACCAAAGACCAGAGCTACTTTCTGCATCGCCTGAATCAGGCGCAGCTCTCACGCAGCCTGTTTCCGCTGGGCGAGATTCCCAAGACCCAGGTCAGAAAAATCGCCCAGGAGATTGGGCTGCCCAATGCCACCAAAAAGGATTCCACGGGCATCTGCTTTATTGGTGAGCGTCCGTTCAGAGAGTTTCTGAACCGTTACCTGCCCTCGGATCCCGGTCCCATCAAGACCGACAAGGAGGAGCTGATTGGTCAGCACCATGGTTTGTCGTTCTACACGCTGGGTCAGCGCAAAGGGCTGGGTATCGGGGGGGTGCGCAGCTATCAGCGTGCCGATGGCAGCGGACCCATCTGGTACGTGGCAAGAAAGGATCTGAAGTCCAACACGTTGTATGTCGTACCTGAACATGATCACCCGTGGCTGCTGGCATCTGAGCTCACCGCCGGACAGACGAGCTGGGTGGCAGGTGAGCCACCAGAAGCGGGACGGACTTTTGGTGTCAAGAGCCGTTACAGGCAGACTGATGCACAGGCGAAGCTTGTCAGTGCCAATGAAGAGTCACTGACCCTGGCGTTTGAGGAGCCGCAGTGGGCGGTGACTCCTGGCCAGTCCAGCGTGCTGTATAACGGTGATATCTGCCTCGGGGGCGGGATCATCATGGGACAGGTATAG
- a CDS encoding glutathione S-transferase gives MKLIGSLTSPYVRKVRIVLAEKKLDYQLSLDNVWSPDSTVQSYNPLGKVPCLLVDESALLDGALFDSRVIVEYLDTMSPVSRLIPQSGRERATVKCWEALSDGVLDAAVTIVKEKQRPAEQISEEWIARQLGKIQASLKAMSEALQDQNFCTGINYSLADIAVGCALGYLDFRFGEIDWRSPYPNLERLHKKLSARASFADTLPPVAS, from the coding sequence ATGAAACTGATTGGTTCCCTCACAAGCCCCTACGTCCGCAAGGTTCGGATCGTTCTGGCAGAAAAAAAGCTCGACTACCAGCTCTCTCTGGACAATGTCTGGTCCCCCGACTCCACCGTTCAGTCTTACAACCCGCTTGGCAAGGTTCCGTGCCTGCTGGTTGATGAAAGCGCCTTGCTTGATGGTGCGCTCTTTGACTCACGTGTGATCGTCGAATACCTCGACACCATGTCGCCGGTGAGTCGTCTGATCCCGCAATCCGGGCGTGAGCGTGCAACCGTTAAGTGCTGGGAGGCATTGAGTGACGGGGTGCTCGATGCTGCAGTAACCATCGTCAAGGAAAAGCAGCGTCCCGCAGAACAGATCAGTGAGGAATGGATTGCCCGCCAGCTAGGAAAGATCCAGGCCTCGCTCAAAGCAATGAGCGAAGCACTGCAAGATCAGAATTTCTGCACCGGCATCAACTATTCACTGGCCGATATCGCCGTGGGATGTGCACTGGGGTACCTGGACTTCAGATTTGGCGAGATCGACTGGCGATCGCCCTATCCAAATCTGGAGCGGCTCCACAAAAAGCTGTCTGCCCGTGCTTCGTTTGCAGACACCCTTCCACCGGTTGCTTCCTGA
- the purB gene encoding adenylosuccinate lyase: MQISPELSALNALSPLDGRYAGRCQSLRGFLSEAAFMAHRVEVEIAWLIGLSQAGLPEVKPFSEAALDRLNRIVAEFSEADAGRIKAIERTTNHDVKAVEYWLKEQVKDDAELSVAAEFIHFACTSEDINNTSHALMLGRSRQDVLLPALNGLLAQLKSLALEHANQPMLSRTHGQPATPTTLGKEFANVTHRLQACIDEIAAVVPLAKLNGATGNYSAHLSAYPDLDWEAFSADVLARLGLKQNTHTIQIEPHDWMARLFDAIARTNTVLLDLNRDVWGYISLGYFKQKLKEGEVGSSTMPHKVNPIDFENSEGNLGLANALLRHLSEKLPVSRWQRDLTDSTVLRNVGVAFGYCMVSYDACARGLGKLEVNSAAIDADLDACWEVLAEPVQTVMRRYGLPEPYEQLKALTRGKGITQEALQTFIAGLDLPEAERSRLLALTPRTYLGQAIELARRA, from the coding sequence ATGCAAATCTCTCCCGAACTGAGCGCATTGAATGCGCTGTCCCCCCTTGATGGTCGCTATGCCGGTCGTTGTCAGAGCCTGAGGGGCTTTCTGTCTGAAGCAGCCTTCATGGCCCATCGTGTCGAAGTCGAGATCGCCTGGCTGATCGGTTTGAGTCAGGCTGGCCTGCCTGAAGTCAAGCCGTTTTCCGAGGCGGCACTCGACAGACTCAACCGGATCGTTGCGGAGTTCAGCGAAGCAGATGCCGGGCGGATCAAGGCCATCGAGCGCACCACCAATCACGATGTCAAGGCGGTCGAGTACTGGCTCAAAGAACAAGTCAAGGACGACGCGGAACTGTCTGTTGCGGCCGAGTTCATCCACTTTGCCTGCACATCCGAAGACATCAACAACACCTCCCATGCACTGATGCTCGGACGCAGTCGTCAGGACGTGCTGTTACCGGCACTCAATGGTCTGCTGGCGCAGTTGAAGTCACTCGCACTCGAGCATGCCAATCAGCCGATGTTGTCCCGTACACACGGGCAGCCAGCGACACCGACAACGCTTGGCAAGGAGTTTGCCAACGTCACCCATCGTCTGCAGGCGTGTATCGACGAGATTGCAGCGGTTGTGCCGCTCGCTAAACTCAATGGCGCAACCGGTAACTACAGCGCGCACCTCAGTGCCTATCCCGATCTTGACTGGGAAGCATTCAGTGCCGATGTGCTGGCAAGACTGGGATTGAAGCAGAATACACACACTATCCAGATCGAGCCGCATGACTGGATGGCGCGTCTGTTCGATGCGATTGCTCGCACTAACACGGTGTTGCTGGATCTGAACCGCGATGTCTGGGGTTACATCTCGCTGGGCTACTTCAAGCAGAAGCTCAAGGAAGGTGAGGTGGGTTCGTCGACCATGCCGCACAAGGTCAATCCGATCGATTTCGAGAACTCCGAAGGTAATCTTGGTCTGGCCAATGCCTTGCTACGCCACTTGTCCGAGAAGCTTCCTGTTTCACGCTGGCAGCGGGATCTGACCGATTCGACTGTTCTGCGTAACGTCGGTGTGGCATTCGGATACTGCATGGTGTCGTATGACGCCTGTGCTCGCGGTCTGGGCAAGCTCGAAGTCAACTCGGCTGCGATTGATGCCGATCTGGATGCCTGCTGGGAAGTGCTTGCAGAGCCTGTTCAGACGGTGATGCGCCGCTATGGTCTACCGGAGCCGTATGAGCAACTCAAGGCGCTAACGCGTGGCAAGGGAATCACCCAGGAAGCACTGCAGACGTTCATTGCCGGACTGGATCTGCCTGAAGCTGAACGCAGCAGGCTGCTGGCGCTGACGCCAAGGACCTATCTGGGACAGGCTATCGAACTGGCCAGGCGAGCGTGA
- a CDS encoding c-type cytochrome translates to MKKSLIGSLVAAGCAAVFAVSAGAQTIQFAKPEDAIKYRQGAFQLIKTHFGTLQPVVRGQVPYDKDAVAADIYVLDVVARLPWAAFAEGTQGGGAKDNVWSDPEGFNKAKQNFLDSLKPLTAAADEGDLDKLRAAFAKTGASCKACHDSYRN, encoded by the coding sequence ATGAAGAAATCTTTGATTGGTTCACTGGTTGCCGCGGGCTGTGCCGCTGTGTTTGCTGTTTCAGCTGGTGCCCAGACGATCCAGTTCGCAAAGCCTGAGGATGCCATCAAATACCGGCAGGGCGCGTTCCAGCTCATCAAAACGCACTTTGGAACTTTGCAACCTGTTGTGAGAGGGCAGGTGCCTTACGATAAAGATGCTGTGGCCGCAGACATCTATGTGCTAGATGTCGTGGCCAGGCTGCCATGGGCCGCGTTCGCTGAAGGTACTCAGGGTGGCGGTGCCAAAGACAATGTCTGGAGCGATCCAGAGGGTTTCAATAAAGCCAAACAGAATTTTCTGGATTCGCTCAAGCCCTTGACGGCAGCTGCAGATGAGGGTGATCTCGACAAGTTGCGCGCGGCATTTGCCAAGACCGGTGCGTCCTGTAAAGCCTGTCACGACTCCTACCGGAACTGA
- a CDS encoding cytochrome b/b6 domain-containing protein, with protein sequence MSSSNRSAIRVWDLPTRLFHWLFATCVIGAIVTVKSGNVLWMEWHIRFGIIALALLVFRIIWGFTGSRYARFANFVRCPRTVIEYLRSGTPSLPGHNPLGALSVVALLLAIGVQAVTGLFVSDDILYQGPFYNDVSGETAAIMRTIHQTNEYVIFSLVILHLLAIIAYTIKGKRLVTAMVTGDAPANLYSSDSPVARDDIGIRLWALVLAIGLGMVAWWLIDKTLSAGMSF encoded by the coding sequence ATGAGTTCATCCAATCGATCGGCCATTCGCGTCTGGGACTTGCCCACACGCTTGTTTCACTGGCTGTTTGCTACCTGTGTCATCGGCGCAATCGTGACCGTCAAGTCTGGCAATGTTCTCTGGATGGAATGGCACATCCGGTTTGGCATCATTGCGCTAGCCTTGCTGGTTTTCAGAATCATCTGGGGATTCACTGGTTCTCGTTACGCCCGATTCGCGAACTTCGTGAGATGCCCACGCACAGTGATTGAGTACCTTCGCTCCGGCACACCTTCTCTGCCGGGTCACAACCCGCTTGGAGCCCTCTCCGTCGTCGCATTGCTACTGGCTATTGGTGTGCAGGCTGTCACTGGGTTGTTTGTGTCGGATGACATTCTCTATCAGGGCCCCTTCTACAACGATGTGAGCGGTGAAACAGCCGCGATCATGCGTACGATCCATCAGACCAACGAGTATGTAATCTTCAGCCTGGTGATCCTGCATTTGCTGGCGATCATTGCCTACACCATCAAAGGCAAACGTCTGGTCACTGCCATGGTCACAGGCGATGCGCCCGCCAACCTATACTCCAGCGACAGCCCTGTCGCACGGGACGACATCGGCATTCGCCTATGGGCACTTGTTCTCGCTATCGGACTCGGGATGGTAGCCTGGTGGCTGATCGACAAGACACTGTCTGCGGGCATGAGCTTCTGA
- a CDS encoding tyrosine-type recombinase/integrase, which produces MAHISKTSAGTWRAEVRSVRLGHKPVRKVRTFDTKREAQAWADAVDESLKQIRKNGRIMPTAITLAQAIRLWREETRQHLERCMKARPDEPKYQSLYQRFIKDKSRAKLWSEGPFGNVALRDIGQLEVEAFIDDRREEDRADSTIANDLNLLSRLFKHAAATTSTYLAPGWHWQIDDPVGPATAARKIGQSRQRDRRLGQGELGALDTLLQAIAKAQSDAPEATRDHVIVSCNDKPVQVPPHDSLRYIHVAFLLAIECALRRGKLFSVAWGWVNFEPEREHLLIPVKYLGPINKGVPAYLPLSPRAVEILRDLKVQADREGRGGPDDPVFGTLVADRAYRLLKTACDALEIRDFTWHDLRHEACSRLAEKGWTLPEIQAISGHKTLQSLQRYIHISKHAIHAKFRETAPQTPTLSPDLARQLLAQLSALAAQTSQDVNNLVNPDISAMPSNQP; this is translated from the coding sequence ATGGCACATATCTCGAAAACATCCGCAGGAACCTGGCGCGCAGAAGTGCGGTCCGTGCGCCTTGGTCACAAGCCGGTCAGAAAGGTTCGCACTTTTGATACCAAACGCGAGGCGCAGGCGTGGGCTGATGCCGTTGACGAGTCGCTCAAGCAAATCCGCAAGAATGGTCGCATCATGCCGACCGCCATCACGCTCGCCCAGGCCATCCGGTTGTGGCGCGAGGAAACCCGCCAGCATCTGGAGCGCTGCATGAAGGCCCGCCCCGATGAGCCCAAGTACCAGAGCCTGTACCAACGGTTCATCAAGGACAAGAGTCGGGCCAAACTGTGGTCCGAGGGACCTTTTGGCAACGTCGCCTTGCGAGACATCGGGCAACTCGAGGTGGAGGCTTTCATTGATGATCGCCGCGAGGAGGACCGGGCAGACTCCACGATTGCCAACGACCTGAACCTGCTGTCGCGCCTGTTCAAACATGCGGCGGCCACCACCAGTACCTATCTCGCACCTGGATGGCACTGGCAAATCGACGATCCGGTCGGACCCGCGACGGCTGCTAGAAAAATCGGACAGTCCCGACAGCGTGATCGCCGTCTGGGCCAGGGAGAACTCGGCGCACTGGATACGCTGCTGCAAGCCATCGCGAAGGCGCAAAGTGATGCGCCCGAGGCCACCCGCGATCATGTCATCGTCTCCTGCAACGACAAGCCCGTGCAGGTGCCGCCGCACGACAGCCTGCGATACATCCACGTGGCCTTCCTGCTTGCCATCGAGTGTGCGCTGCGTCGCGGCAAACTTTTTTCTGTAGCGTGGGGCTGGGTGAATTTTGAGCCGGAGCGCGAGCATTTGCTCATCCCCGTCAAGTATCTGGGTCCGATCAATAAAGGGGTGCCGGCCTACCTTCCACTCTCACCGCGTGCGGTTGAGATTCTGCGTGATCTCAAAGTTCAGGCCGACCGGGAGGGCAGGGGAGGTCCGGATGATCCGGTGTTCGGAACTCTGGTGGCGGATCGGGCGTACCGGTTGCTCAAAACGGCTTGTGATGCCCTGGAGATCAGGGACTTCACCTGGCATGATCTGCGTCACGAGGCGTGTTCGCGACTAGCTGAGAAAGGCTGGACGCTGCCCGAGATTCAAGCCATCTCGGGTCACAAGACGTTGCAAAGCCTGCAGCGCTACATCCACATCAGCAAACATGCGATTCACGCTAAATTCCGGGAGACAGCACCACAGACCCCGACCCTGTCCCCTGATCTGGCCAGGCAGTTGCTGGCCCAGCTCAGTGCCCTGGCTGCGCAAACCTCTCAGGATGTCAATAACCTTGTGAATCCGGACATCTCTGCGATGCCGTCAAACCAACCGTAG
- a CDS encoding transposase, whose protein sequence is MVVFSPTICAYPRAKRRTETTLAEEVADSGFCEDGFLRHLEHQQLRYTVALKMVRPLQHRPVSATWWPLQDTDDAGKPTTKVPGGIELCEFEYQSDSWDRPRRVIGIRQHIKLRDQAKGKNLSLFEDDPDLSQWRYGAIVTNLGLSAVEIWRLYRGRADCENHIKELKYDFALGTLARQNF, encoded by the coding sequence GTGGTTGTTTTTTCACCAACCATCTGCGCCTACCCGCGGGCCAAACGGAGAACAGAGACGACTCTGGCCGAGGAAGTGGCCGATTCGGGCTTTTGCGAGGATGGTTTCTTGCGGCACCTGGAGCACCAGCAACTGCGCTACACGGTCGCCTTGAAGATGGTTCGCCCCTTGCAGCATCGCCCGGTCAGTGCCACGTGGTGGCCCTTGCAAGACACCGATGATGCGGGCAAACCGACCACCAAGGTGCCTGGTGGCATTGAGTTGTGCGAATTCGAGTATCAGTCAGACAGTTGGGACAGGCCGCGTCGGGTCATTGGCATACGTCAGCACATCAAGCTGCGTGATCAGGCCAAAGGCAAGAACCTGAGCCTGTTTGAGGATGATCCGGACCTGAGCCAATGGCGTTACGGAGCAATTGTCACGAACCTGGGTCTGTCCGCAGTCGAAATCTGGCGGCTCTACCGCGGGCGCGCTGACTGCGAGAATCACATCAAGGAGCTGAAGTACGACTTTGCACTGGGCACGTTAGCTCGTCAGAACTTCTGA
- a CDS encoding type II toxin-antitoxin system TacA family antitoxin, with protein MTAVASSSSARSARLGLRATPEQEVMLRRAAEVAHKSLTDFILDSACLAAEQTLLDQRLFMVSGSQYQALMDLLDRPEQANEGLRDLFACKAPWDTK; from the coding sequence ATGACCGCTGTTGCATCGTCGTCTTCCGCCCGCTCTGCCCGGCTGGGGCTACGCGCCACCCCCGAACAGGAGGTGATGCTGCGCCGCGCTGCCGAGGTGGCCCACAAGTCGTTGACTGACTTCATCCTCGACAGTGCGTGCCTGGCCGCCGAGCAGACCCTGCTCGATCAACGATTGTTCATGGTTTCGGGCAGCCAGTACCAGGCCCTGATGGATCTGCTGGATCGCCCTGAACAGGCCAATGAGGGTTTGCGTGACCTGTTTGCCTGCAAGGCGCCCTGGGACACGAAGTGA
- a CDS encoding GNAT family N-acetyltransferase yields the protein MTLRAPEPLDAQHRLEGFDCGKPALNDWLLRYARQAQGSGSAKTFVVAEDDGRVAGYFSLTVGQVDTLEAPERIRKGMGQYPLPVVILARLAVSIHDQGRGIGFGLLQNAIRRTMLIAEQAGIRAMLTHPIDEEAARFCTRFGFIASPLREPQLLLLLKDARRWVR from the coding sequence GTGACGTTGCGCGCACCGGAGCCTCTGGACGCGCAACATCGGCTGGAGGGTTTTGATTGCGGCAAGCCTGCGCTCAATGACTGGTTGTTGCGCTACGCCCGCCAGGCCCAGGGCAGTGGCTCGGCCAAGACCTTTGTTGTTGCCGAGGACGATGGCCGCGTGGCGGGCTACTTCAGCCTGACCGTGGGGCAAGTCGACACGCTGGAGGCGCCGGAGCGCATCCGCAAGGGGATGGGGCAGTACCCTTTACCAGTGGTGATCTTGGCGAGACTGGCCGTATCCATTCACGATCAGGGGCGAGGCATCGGCTTTGGTCTGCTACAGAATGCCATTCGCCGCACGATGCTGATTGCCGAGCAGGCCGGCATCCGTGCCATGCTGACTCACCCCATCGATGAAGAAGCAGCGAGGTTCTGCACCCGGTTCGGGTTCATCGCGTCACCGCTGCGCGAACCGCAATTGCTGCTGCTCTTGAAGGACGCCCGTCGCTGGGTCCGGTGA
- a CDS encoding Txe/YoeB family addiction module toxin: MRNILFTPDCWDDYVYWQSQDKKTLKRINNLIKDIQRSPFEGIGKPEPLKANLSGFWSRRIDETNRLVYEFTDAEIIIISCRYHY; this comes from the coding sequence ATGAGGAACATCCTGTTCACCCCTGACTGCTGGGATGACTATGTTTACTGGCAATCTCAGGACAAAAAGACCCTGAAGCGAATCAACAACCTCATCAAAGACATACAACGTTCCCCATTTGAAGGGATCGGTAAGCCAGAACCCCTCAAAGCCAACCTTTCGGGATTTTGGTCTCGAAGAATCGATGAAACAAACAGGCTGGTGTACGAGTTTACAGACGCAGAAATTATCATTATTTCCTGTCGTTATCACTACTAG
- a CDS encoding type II toxin-antitoxin system Phd/YefM family antitoxin — MRVVNFSDARNGLKSLIDNVVNDCDVAVITRRDAPDAVVMSLDHYNSLLETVHLLKSPANAAHLARSIAQLRSGQAKRQPLITDEMPDEEHPVHP; from the coding sequence ATGAGAGTCGTTAACTTCAGCGACGCTCGCAACGGACTGAAGTCTCTAATTGATAATGTGGTTAACGACTGTGACGTTGCAGTCATTACCCGTCGCGATGCGCCAGATGCAGTGGTCATGTCGCTGGATCACTACAACAGCCTTTTGGAAACGGTACACCTGTTGAAGTCTCCCGCAAATGCTGCTCATCTTGCTCGTTCCATAGCTCAATTGCGCTCTGGTCAAGCGAAGCGTCAGCCATTAATCACGGATGAAATGCCTGATGAGGAACATCCTGTTCACCCCTGA
- a CDS encoding DUF4338 domain-containing protein yields MKTYGGYPASVLVETLTRLMNANPGIKRSPLSRLVCEALDWRGVDGRLSEMTCRVIMLRLQRDGLITLPVSQIPNPRRRARYEPTALTDPQPEIEQPVHELPPLRIEIVQGQKATSRLWNEYMARYHYLGYTPLSGHQMRYQVYAGDTLVALLGFGASAWKLADRERLIGWSDEQRLRNLHKVINNTRFLILPWIKSKGLASKILAKVARQLPHDWQQRYDYQPVLLETFVESPRHAGTCYKAANWQCIGRTAGRGKMSKTSKQLLPTKDIWLYPLHKQYRHSLCC; encoded by the coding sequence ATGAAGACCTACGGTGGCTATCCGGCCAGTGTGTTGGTAGAGACGCTCACCCGGTTGATGAATGCAAATCCCGGTATCAAGCGCTCACCGCTCTCGCGCCTGGTCTGCGAGGCGCTCGACTGGCGCGGCGTGGATGGACGCCTGAGCGAGATGACCTGTCGGGTGATCATGCTAAGGTTGCAACGCGATGGCCTGATCACCCTGCCGGTCTCGCAGATTCCCAATCCCAGGCGTCGCGCCCGATATGAACCCACCGCACTGACGGACCCGCAGCCTGAGATTGAGCAACCTGTTCACGAGTTGCCACCGTTGCGCATTGAAATTGTGCAGGGACAGAAAGCCACGTCACGCTTGTGGAACGAGTACATGGCTCGATATCACTATCTGGGTTACACCCCGCTGTCGGGCCACCAGATGCGCTATCAGGTCTACGCCGGTGACACCCTGGTGGCGTTGCTCGGGTTTGGGGCCAGTGCCTGGAAGCTCGCCGATCGCGAGCGCCTGATCGGCTGGAGCGATGAGCAACGCCTGCGCAATCTGCACAAAGTGATCAACAACACCCGCTTTCTGATCCTGCCCTGGATCAAATCCAAGGGCCTGGCCTCCAAGATCCTGGCCAAGGTGGCGCGCCAGTTGCCGCACGACTGGCAACAACGCTACGACTACCAACCCGTGTTGCTTGAAACCTTTGTCGAGAGTCCTCGTCATGCCGGCACCTGCTACAAGGCTGCGAACTGGCAGTGCATTGGCCGAACTGCCGGACGGGGCAAGATGAGCAAAACCAGCAAACAGTTGCTACCCACCAAGGACATCTGGCTGTATCCGCTTCACAAGCAATACAGACATTCGCTGTGCTGCTGA
- a CDS encoding transposase, which produces MRDDSGYGNEGVLVALEQRQQPYLLRLRQTANVQRLVQRQFERLDWSRTDSQGFQAIQDEVRLSGWSQARRVVILRRRLREGIAREAMDDHGQLRLDFADHHILDAARMWEYTVLVTNADYRLESIAQLYRDRCDCENGFDELKNQWGLSGFTTRDLNRSQTTARAGALIYNWWSWYCRAAHPGGRLEAITSRPLLLAAVGKAASHAGQTTLYLTSMHARTDTINQLLINVRAALRHVRSTAEQFKDVDRWGTLLKYVCQRIAPRMDDHPACLTLPATG; this is translated from the coding sequence GTGCGCGATGACAGTGGCTATGGTAACGAGGGGGTTCTGGTGGCGCTTGAGCAACGCCAGCAACCCTATCTGTTGCGTCTTCGCCAGACGGCGAACGTTCAGCGCCTGGTGCAACGCCAGTTTGAGCGGCTGGACTGGAGCCGTACCGATTCGCAGGGCTTTCAGGCGATTCAGGACGAGGTCAGGCTCTCAGGCTGGAGCCAGGCACGACGGGTGGTGATTCTGCGTCGCCGGCTGCGCGAAGGCATTGCCCGGGAGGCGATGGATGATCATGGCCAGCTGCGTCTGGACTTTGCCGATCACCATATTCTGGATGCAGCCCGGATGTGGGAATACACCGTACTGGTGACCAACGCGGACTATCGCCTAGAATCGATTGCCCAGCTGTATCGGGATCGCTGTGATTGCGAGAATGGCTTTGATGAGCTGAAGAATCAGTGGGGACTGTCAGGATTCACCACCCGGGACCTGAATCGCAGTCAGACGACAGCGCGTGCGGGAGCTCTGATCTATAACTGGTGGAGTTGGTACTGTCGGGCCGCACACCCGGGCGGCAGACTCGAGGCGATCACGAGTCGCCCGTTGTTGCTGGCTGCGGTGGGCAAGGCCGCGAGCCATGCCGGACAGACGACTCTGTATCTGACGTCCATGCATGCCAGAACGGACACCATCAATCAGTTGCTGATCAACGTTCGTGCGGCTTTGCGGCATGTCAGATCGACCGCGGAGCAGTTCAAGGATGTTGACCGATGGGGCACCTTGCTGAAGTACGTATGCCAGAGAATTGCACCCCGGATGGACGACCATCCAGCCTGTCTGACACTGCCGGCGACGGGCTAA
- a CDS encoding Fic family protein — translation MDFVEESIKPGSIVTEVFIRELHTLTVQGLDREGDRNPGSYRTNQVSIAQSKHLPPDTVLVPQYMAEFVAFVNREDPQKYDLMKVALAHHRFGWIHPFGNGNGRVVRLLTYALMIEYGFNVQEGGRLLNLTAVFCSDRDRYYEMLGVADTGTDDGLECWCTYVLTGVLAELKKVDQLLDFSYLLPWILVPAIRFSVERRWITELESKVLMIALNANGGQVRSADLAVAMPDLSDSQRTRRIGKLVESRMLVPTGPKSRIYTAGLANSYLVRGIMRSLADQGFISTRLVG, via the coding sequence ATGGACTTCGTAGAGGAAAGCATAAAGCCTGGGTCAATCGTTACAGAAGTTTTTATCAGAGAGTTGCATACTCTTACTGTACAGGGACTTGATCGTGAAGGAGATCGAAATCCTGGTTCATATCGCACCAACCAGGTTTCAATTGCCCAATCCAAGCATTTGCCTCCTGATACTGTCCTCGTTCCTCAGTACATGGCTGAATTTGTCGCTTTTGTAAACCGCGAAGATCCTCAGAAATATGATTTGATGAAGGTTGCCCTTGCGCACCATCGGTTTGGCTGGATACATCCGTTTGGTAATGGCAATGGTCGGGTGGTGCGACTGCTTACATATGCATTGATGATCGAGTACGGTTTCAATGTCCAGGAGGGCGGCAGGCTTTTGAATCTAACCGCGGTCTTTTGTAGTGACCGGGACAGATACTACGAGATGTTGGGTGTTGCCGACACAGGTACTGATGATGGGTTGGAGTGCTGGTGCACCTACGTCCTCACAGGTGTGCTTGCGGAGTTGAAGAAGGTGGATCAACTCCTTGACTTTTCATATCTCCTTCCTTGGATATTGGTTCCAGCCATTCGGTTTTCTGTGGAACGTCGTTGGATTACCGAGTTGGAGTCAAAAGTGCTGATGATCGCCCTTAATGCCAATGGAGGTCAGGTGAGATCTGCTGATCTTGCTGTTGCTATGCCGGACTTAAGTGACTCACAACGTACGAGGCGCATCGGCAAGTTGGTTGAATCAAGAATGCTGGTACCTACCGGGCCGAAGTCTCGCATTTACACGGCAGGACTTGCGAATAGTTACTTGGTTCGTGGAATTATGCGTTCGCTTGCGGATCAGGGGTTCATCTCAACGCGTTTGGTTGGGTAA